The Nostoc sp. PCC 7524 nucleotide sequence ATTTACTATATTTAGTGAGTTTGATTGGGTTTGCGGGTCTGAGCTATGATCAATTGTCTAGACGTGGCTCGCTACTTTATTGCGAGAAGTTACGAAGATGGTATAGAAGCCGACATGACTAACATGAAGGTTCAAAAGCTTCTGTACTATTCACAAAGCTTGCATTTAGCATTGTATGATGAGCCATTATTTGATCAAGAAATCCAAGCGTGGCGATATGGGCCTGTGTGTCCGCCTGCTTACAGATTTTACAGTGAATTTGAAGCTCAACAATTACCTATACCCGGTCAAGAATTTTTATCCCAGATTCCTCATGAACAGAAAAAGCTTTTAGCAGAAGTTTGGGAGTATTTTGGTGGTTATCATGCTTATAGACTTAGTGGTATGACTCATTTAGAATTTCCTTGGAAGAAAGCGCGTAAGGGTTTACCTCATGATGCTAGTTCAACCGAGCCAATTTTACTGGAAGACATGAAAGCTTTAGGTTGTCAAAAGCTTGAGTTAATAGAGCGTGAACATCCTGCTTATGAAGTTGTGATGTCTAAAGTATTGGAGGACGCTTGTAATTCAGAATCCTCAAATCGTATTGCTCAAGGAGAAGTCCGTGACTGGCTCAACTCCCTTCTCGATTGAGAAATCTGATAATTTCCAACGTTCTTTTAAAAAACTCGCCAAGTTTCATGGAACTGGTTTTGTTGAATTAGTTGCCCAGGTTTTGGAAGATTTGCTAGAAAACCAGTATCCCCAAAACTCTCGTCAAGAACCTTTACCTGGAAAGATTCGACTACCTGAAGAATGGACATTTCACAAGTTAGAACTGAGATTTTCTAAAGGAGCTTCAGGACAAATTAGATTGATGTATTTGGTTAATGCTAATACCTATACAATCAAGCTTGTTTGGATCTATAGTCATGAGCAGTTTACAAAACGTCCTGCCGATGCAGATTTGAAGAGCGTTATTCAAGAAATACTAGACTGCTAGTACAAGATTATCTGTGGTTTGATTTGAAAAATATTAACTAAAATATCCCTTCTAAAGCTGAAGAACGCTAATGAAAAAGGTTGCACCTGCTGTTAT carries:
- a CDS encoding Panacea domain-containing protein — encoded protein: MINCLDVARYFIARSYEDGIEADMTNMKVQKLLYYSQSLHLALYDEPLFDQEIQAWRYGPVCPPAYRFYSEFEAQQLPIPGQEFLSQIPHEQKKLLAEVWEYFGGYHAYRLSGMTHLEFPWKKARKGLPHDASSTEPILLEDMKALGCQKLELIEREHPAYEVVMSKVLEDACNSESSNRIAQGEVRDWLNSLLD